One part of the Dermacentor silvarum isolate Dsil-2018 chromosome 6, BIME_Dsil_1.4, whole genome shotgun sequence genome encodes these proteins:
- the LOC119455394 gene encoding serine protease 30 yields the protein MTRADGGGAVLLPGRGGAMRRWRPHSWWALLLTACCCLHLVNPQIHLYVPAHPPEESGYSSRQGQCSYGGDDRCTFVLLCLLSGGTAAGRCGNSLLYTCCVRPPRTRSSLPADHTSVQALQARSPAAARTATQRKYYHVDDEEVCGRSTNKPQRRIIGGEDAQYGEFPWQAHIKISRQQCGGALVNHYYVVTAAHCVHHTPLRRISVILGAYDIQDQRYQSSQAQAYSVLEKKIHPNFAFSASQPDRFDVALLRLDRHVRYQENILPICLPPRGWTFEGWRASVTGWGKTDSTLSNRYGTRVLQKVEVPIITRSECEHWHHIRGIRIRIHQEMMCAGYKEGRRDACVGDSGGPMMLNLNGRWTLVGITSAGFGCAQSFQPGIYHQVSMSVDWVIANMQ from the exons ACGGGCAGACGGCGGAGGTGCCGTGCTGCTGCCGGGGCGCGGGGGCGCCATGCGGCGGTGGCGGCCGCACTCGTGGTGGGCGCTCCTGCTGACCGCCTGCTGCTGCCTGCACCTGGTGAACCCGCAGATACACCTCTACGTGCCCGCAC ACCCTCCGGAGGAGTCCGGCTACTCGAGCCGCCAGGGCCAGTGCTCTTACGGCGGCGACGACCGGTGCACGTTCGTGCTTCTCTGCCTGCTGTCCGGCGGCACGGCAGCCGGTCGCTGCGGCAACAGCCTACTCTACACGTGCTGCGTGCGGCCACCCCGCACGCGGTCCTCGCTGCCAGCCGACCACACGTCGGTGCAGGCGCTCCAAGCGCGAAGCCCGGCCGCCGCGCGAACCGCCACGCAACGCAAGTACTACCACGTGGACGACGAAGAGG TCTGCGGGAGGTCAACGAACAAGCCACAGAGGAGAATCATAGGTGGTGAGGATGCCCAGTACGGGGAGTTCCCATGGCAG GCCCATATCAAGATCTCCCGTCAGCAGTGCGGTGGAGCCCTCGTCAACCATTACTACGTTGTTACCGCGGCGCACTGCGTCCATCA CACGCCCCTGCGGCGAATCTCGGTGATCCTGGGCGCGTACGACATCCAGGACCAGCGGTACCAGTCGTCCCAGGCGCAGGCGTACAGCGTGCTCGAGAAGAAGATCCACCCGAACTTCGCCTTCTCGGCGTCGCAGCCGGACCGCTTCGACGTGGCGCTGCTCAGGCTGGACCGGCACGTGCGATACCAGGAGAACATCCTGCCCATCTGCCTGCCGCCCAGGGGGTGGACGTTCGAAGGGTGGCGAGCCAGCGTCACCGGTTGGGGAAAGACAGACTCCACGCTCA GTAACCGCTACGGCACGCGGGTCCTGCAGAAAGTGGAGGTTCCCATCATAACGCGCAGCGAATGCGAGCACTGGCACCACATCCGCGGCATCCGCATCAGGATCCACCAGGAGATGATGTGCGCCGGCTACAAGGAAGGGCGTAGGGACGCCTGCGTG GGTGACTCCGGCGGACCGATGATGCTGAACTTGAATGGTCGGTGGACGCTCGTCGGAATCACGTCAGCAGGATTTGGGTGCGCGCAGTCATTCCAGCCCGGAATCTACCACCAAGTGTCCATGTCCGTCGACTGGGTCATCGCGAACATGCAGTGA